The following nucleotide sequence is from Thermodesulfobacteriota bacterium.
GCTTCTTGATGGCCATCGTGTTGACCTTGAGAGATACCCCCCGCTCCTAGCTAGCCCGGTCAGATTCAGGAAGAAATTCCTCCCGCAATTCTTTAATCTCTCTCAAGTCCTGGAAAAATCCAACACTCCCTATAGGCTTATCGGCCTCATAGAGTATCGCGCCTGAAATTCGCACCGGTACCGGTTCACCGTTTTTCCCCGCTACAGATGTATGTTCTTCGGTAAAGATATCGTCTCCTCTGCCCTTTTTACCGGAAAAGACATCGGCAATCTTTTGTATTATCTTTTCAGGATAGATGTCATGGGCCTTCTTTGTACTTTTGGCTTCATCCTGGCTATACCCAAATATCTTTTCCGCGGTAGGATTAAATACTACAATATTCCCTTCGTTATCCGTGGCAATAATTCCCTCAATCCAGCGCTGTATAAGTTTACTTTCGAATTCATATCTCCTTCTTATTTCCTCGGCAACTTCCTTTACCATGGCCTCCAGGTTTTGGGTACAGTCCCGCAACATCCGGTCCATTTCCACTCGTTGTTCGGCCTTTTTTAAGGCTGCAGAAAGGATTTGATCATTTACCGGCTTAGTGACAAAATTAGACGCGCCTAAATAAAGCGATTGCACGGCAGCCTCCATGTTCCCGTGGCCGGTAATAATAATTACCTCGGCAGAGGGTTCGATCTCCTTAATCCTCTTTAAGACCTCTATCCCATCCAATTCAGGCATTTTTAGATCGGTCAGCACTATCGGAAAGCGTCCTTCTCGAAACAGGTCCAGGCCCTGCCGCCCATCCTCCGCAGTTACCACTTCATATCCGTCACTTCTAAGCGACATGCCCAGGATCTTTCTGATACCTTCTTCATCATCAATTAGCAGAAGTTTCGCCATGGTATACCCCTCCCCGATTGAGTTTTTAATGGATACAAACTTGATGATCTCGTAAAAAGTCAAAATTGGGACGGCACAGTAAAAAGCTCCGGTTGCAAGGCGCGCAAATCCTATTATCAGTTTACCGTTATCCGTTGACCGTTGTCCGTCAACAAGCCATGCACTTACGGTGAACGGTGAACTATTTCCATAGCTACGCCGCAGTGACGAAGGATGCCGCGCAACGCAGCAAATGGACTTTTTACGAGGCCGTCAAACTTGCTTTCAGTTA
It contains:
- a CDS encoding response regulator; this translates as MAKLLLIDDEEGIRKILGMSLRSDGYEVVTAEDGRQGLDLFREGRFPIVLTDLKMPELDGIEVLKRIKEIEPSAEVIIITGHGNMEAAVQSLYLGASNFVTKPVNDQILSAALKKAEQRVEMDRMLRDCTQNLEAMVKEVAEEIRRRYEFESKLIQRWIEGIIATDNEGNIVVFNPTAEKIFGYSQDEAKSTKKAHDIYPEKIIQKIADVFSGKKGRGDDIFTEEHTSVAGKNGEPVPVRISGAILYEADKPIGSVGFFQDLREIKELREEFLPESDRAS